A single Malaclemys terrapin pileata isolate rMalTer1 chromosome 3, rMalTer1.hap1, whole genome shotgun sequence DNA region contains:
- the MIA3 gene encoding transport and Golgi organization protein 1 homolog isoform X2, producing the protein MAAARPRFSLLLLALVALLLPAQRPLCLAAKHLDRRFAERKRCADPECSMLMYRGKAKQDFKGPDCRFINLKEGEAVYVYYKLIGKSTELWAGSVGSEFGYFPKDLLEINYIYNTSDELELPTDETDFVCFDGGKDNFDNYNVDELLKSSEETAVNRGKAELNAPGTEVVEETKEEEETEGSNTVKPLDVSETDVLEPVPEENKKGFTKTEEKVSFLSENTENVQGLFKSERDDLNIYSHEKKSQGDQIAHPHSEGMLQEKLKVLESENAKKSNNPQGTAKESDKESEEIDAYTLLNRELSMDLKTKFGSTADALVSDDEMTSLVTSLEDDFNEDLNTDSHDTEWLEDLKEQSEEIPLLSFTKEETPVDSEASKYADHESEKNKPYETIEDAAELITQRNNEKKDYPGLLTTVEDTIFPTRRGGERTNDDTDVGKSDSMEEKEEEDEVIPVSKEDKTAATVQLEDLTEEDLLKKEKHVVDGQDPKEKMNKTKQYEEEFMDDKTESFTEELHSTSVHDPSAIPSLESKLSIEEKQEALKPPVGNIKDDPEGITLHKILKDKEKAEEEILEDSLENDTKPKTLWKKIKGKKASGDQQSINFLPEPLEERKSASQSDLGDIDLLEGKREHETSATEKQDIQQNGEDFEQTRVPENENQTNVAVKEETEILRGKKEEDPNNQHTSKGAVEQSKQQENKTRYSEEDAEQELSRNTGKKTLEKSIGEIATEEISTDTTQDVEIERLTQQDTAHSGDENKDKALGTEIVGEKTVKPEFLSEELEAEEDDDLLSQAEEELLDDDNAASAKLSKERLANRQGNKLDGESTNPELEIPDGAISGTANPVYEIDESGEEANTTFKHARKNSMQDLSETKNEEEDIQFSGAKLNEMEEDEESPEIEERLVAPEVEEEDERTLPNDKSLETVDSKNDFNQTEDPLLEDLVQKDLKDIQNVIEQTGPADTSVTTHEAVEPGYREAVKQLTIIKEFLDEKRVARLQKYLGPEHIVRVEAMFHNMKLKLDLAQKGNHDYEDIEQALDQILTFSESRIMEIVEHVLDARQAENKEEVVKEIDLWDEEAALMDDVQELIYLLRHKYSSVSESEPLVSVPEHEKDYNMPGTDTVKETEYDSHLVGSSSSAEEIGQKFPQVEDERPVQHTEEEEEALKLREPEPDMNIVEEVGLLDKKETQEILDTEKGLSLADTSLGPIQSNREDLAAGIVTTADDTVKIESPHLEADPAVPHITLNDVAVLAKENMRPFTDLLVATLPEDIRPGPDFHGLPWEPIIITALVGIATLGILFWRTCLSVKSRMYQVTEKQLAEKIKNLLQEKTEILEKMSEYDQKIKEAKESVKVAQKQNTSLSDEAAGLKDVIKGLEETNHLLDDRLRNLHTMLETERQQNVKKEDKIFEMQKSLEKLQEVIMLHSVELSEVQIVLNEAKLSEEKVKSELRHVQEENARLKKRKEQLLQEAEGWSERHTELSEQIKLYQKSQKDIEEALAYKENEIEVLTNCIMQLKQFDADSEAKKDGEGNGWDTGDDLANGELPDNRSEKMKNQIKQMMDVSRVKTTLSIVEEDRDLLQSKLSDEIAARHELEEQIKKLEHDSCSLQTAKARFENECKTLQQKVEILNELYQQKEMALQKKLTQEEYERQEKEQKLSAADEKAVLAVEEVKVYKQRILEMEEELKKTERSYKNQIAGHEKKAHDNWLIARSAERALAEEKREAANLRQKLIEVNQKIAMLQRPLIVKPTAGRPDRQVPARRGPLSRDGSFGPSPVSGGGPSPPLMMEAPGQPLSATRREGSRSEFVDGPSAPRRPPELSGRSSVPDLGPAVAALVNSGPRTSSPSTSMDGVVNLGPKGPPSFPGTPIMTSPVTGPPPPPIRFGALPPPLRGHYGSRPLPLPLVRGPPPPPPAARDYLPGPPLGMRDVPPGPLPPPDPRGYVRFPPPFRPGGPLGPRDYPPGPRLPPQGLRDYPPPPSRDLPPPGSKDYPPAPPCPPSPAGPRDYTHPPEQKP; encoded by the exons GTTGGCAGTGAATTTGGATATTTTCCAAAGGATTTActtgaaataaattatatttataatacGAGTGATGAGCTAGAACTACCAACAGAT gaaactgattttgtttgttttgatggaGGAAAAGATAATTTTGATAACTATAATGTGGATGAGCTTTTAAAATCTTCGGAAGAAACTGCGGTGAACAGGGGCAAAGCTGAACTGAATGCTCCAGGGACAGAAGTTGTTGAAGAAaccaaagaggaggaggagacagaaggGTCCAATACTGTAAAGCCCCTTGATGTTTCTGAGACTGATGTTCTTGAGCCAGTTCCAGAAGAAAACAAGAAAGGCTTCaccaaaacagaagaaaaagtcagttttctttctgaaaataCTGAGAATGTACAGGGACTCttcaaatctgagagggatgatcTCAACATATATAGCCATGAAAAAAAGTCTCAGGGAGACCAAATTGCACATCCTCACTCAGAAGGAATGCTACAAGAAAAATTAAAAGTGCTAGAAAGTGAAAATGCCAAAAAGTCTAATAATCCTCAGGGTACAGCCAAAGAATCAGATAAGGAGAGTGAAGAGATTGATGCCTATACACTTTTAAACAGAGAACTATCTATGGACTTGAAAACAAAATTTGGCTCAACTGCAGATGCCCTTGTGTCTGATGATGAGATGACTAGCCTTGTGACATCACTGGAGGATGATTTTAATGAAGATTTGAATACTGATTCTCATGACACAGAGTGGCTAGAAGATCTTAAGGAACAATctgaagaaattcctttgctgTCATTTACAAAAGAAGAAACTCCAGTGGACTCAGAAGCTAGTAAATATGCTGACCATGAGTCAGAAAAGAATAAACCCTATGAAACCATTGAGGATGCTGCAGAGTTAATTACCCAAAGAAATAATGAGAAAAAAGACTATCCGGGTTTATTAACAACTGTAGAGGACACTATCTTTCCAACTCGCAGAGGGGGTGAAAGAACAAATGATGATACAGATGTGGGCAAGTCTGATTCAATGgaagaaaaagaggaagaagatgagGTGATCCCAGTTAGTAAGGAGGATAAAACAGCAGCAACAGTTCAGCTTGAAGATCTAACGGAAGAAGACCTTCTCAAAAAGGAAAAACATGTTGTAGATGGCCAAGATCcaaaggaaaaaatgaataaaactaaACAGTATGAGGAAGAGTTCATGGATGATAAGACAGAATCATTTACTGAAGAACTGCACAGCACATCTGTGCATGATCCTAGCGCTATTCCTAGCCTGGAGTCTAAATTATCCATTGAAGAAAAGCAAGAAGCTTTAAAACCACCTGTAGGCAACATCAAAGATGATCCAGAAGGAATTACTCTTCATAAAATATTGAAAGATAAAGAAAAGGCAGAGGAGGAGATTTTGGAGGACAGCTTGGAAAATGATACAAAACCCAAAACATTATGgaagaaaataaagggaaaaaaagcatcTGGGGACCAGCAATCCATCAATTTTCTACCAGAACCACTGGAGGAGCGAAAAAGTGCATCCCAAAGTGACCTGGGGGATATTGACCTCTTAGAAGGCAAAAGAGAGCATGAAACATCTGCTACAGAGAAACAAGATATTCAACAAAATGGAGAGGATTTTGAACAAACAAGGGTGCCTGAGAATGAGAATCAAACAAATGTTGCTGTTAAGGAAGAAACTGAAAtactaaggggaaaaaaggaagaagacCCGAACAATCAGCATACGAGTAAAGGAGCTGTTGAGCAATCTAAGCAACAAGAAAACAAGACCAGGtattcagaggaagatgcagaaCAAGAGCTTTCCAGAAACACAGGCAAGAAGACACTAGAAAAAAGTATTGGTGAAATAGCAACTGAAGAAATATCCACAGACACTACACAGGATGTTGAGATAGAGAGGCTGACCCAACAAGACACTGCTCATAGTGGGGATGAAAATAAAGACAAAGCTCTTGGAACCGAAATAGTTGGAGAAAAAACAGTAAAACCAGAATTTCTGTCCGAAGAGTTGGAAGCTGAAGAAGATGATGACCTCCTAAGTCAAGCAGAGGAAGAACTATTAGACGATGACAATGCTGCGAGTGCAAAATTGTCAAAAGAGAGGCTTGCAAATAGACAGGGTAATAAATTAGATGGAGAAAGTACAAACCCAGAATTGGAAATACCAGATGGAGCTATTTCAGGAACTGCTAATCCTGTTTATGAAATCGATGAATCAGGAGAGGAAGCAAACACAACATTTAAGCATGCCAGAAAGAACAGCATGCAAGATTTGAGTGAGACCAAGAATGAAGAGGAGGATATACAATTCAGTGGAGCTAAACTGAATGAGATGGAAGAAGACGAGGAGTCTCCAGAAATAGAAGAAAGATTAGTAGCACCTGAAGTGGAAGAAGAGGATGAAAGGACTTTGCCAAATGACAAGTCCCTTGAAACAGTGGACAGCAAAAATGACTTTAATCAAACAGAAGATCCTCTCTTAGAGGATCTTGTGCAGAAAGACCTGAAAGATATTCAGAACGTAATAGAGCAGACAGGGCCTGCTGATACTTCTGTAACCACACATGAAGCTGTGGAGCCAGGATACAGAGAGGCTGTGAAGCAGCTCACTATAATAAAAGAATTTCTTGATGAAAAGCGAGTGGCACGTTTACAAAAGTATCTTGGGCCCGAGCACATTGTCAGGGTAGAAGCCATGTTTCACAACATGAAGTTGAAGCTGGATCTTGCGCAAAAGGGTAATCATGATTATGAGGATATTGAACAAGCTTTGGACCAGATCCTTACATTTTCAGAATCTAGGATAATGGAAATTGTGGAACATGTTTTAGATGCAAGGCAAGCAGAAAATAAAGAAGAGGTGGTGAAAGAAATCGATTTGTGGGATGAAGAAGCTGCACTGATGGATGATGTTCAGGAATTAATATATTTGTTAAGGCACAAGTACTCATCTGTTAGTGAGAGTGAACCTCTTGTGTCTGTTCCAGAACATGAGAAGGATTATAACATGCCTGGTACAG ATACTGTAAAAGAAACTGAATATGATAGCCATCTTGTGGGAAGCTCAAGTTCAGCTGAAGAAATTGGTCAGAAATTCCCACAAGTTGAAGATGAGAGGCCAGTACAGCAtactgaagaggaggaggaggctcttAAACTGAGGGAGCCTGAGCCAGATATGAATAttgtggaagaggtggggctctTGGATAAAAAGGAAACCCAGGAAATCCTTGATACTGAGAAGGGATTGTCACTGGCGGATACGTCCCTTGGGCCAATTCAAAGTAACAGAGAAGATTTGGCTGCAG GTATAGTTACTACTGCGGATGATACTGTGAAGATTGAAAGTCCTCACTTAGAAGCAGATCCTGCTGTACCTCATATAACTCTCAATGATGTGGCTGTTTTAGCTAAAGAAAACATGCGACCATTCACAGATCTT TTGGTTGCCACACTGCCTGAGGACATTCGGCCTGGGCCTGACTTCCATGGACTTCCATGGGAGCCCATCATTATCACTGCCTTGGTGGGAATTGCTACTCTAGGTATACTGTTCTGGAGAACCTGCCTTTCA GTAAAGAGTAGAATGTATCAAG TGACTGAAAAGCAACTTGCTGAAAAGATTAAAAATCTCCtacaagaaaaaacagaaatcttAGAGAAGATGTCAGAATATGACCAAAAG ATTAAGGAAGCCAAGGAATCTGTGAAGGTGGCCCAGAAACAGAACACTAGTCTCTCAGATGAAGCTGCAGGACTTAAG GACGTTATCAAGGGGCTTGAAGAAACAAACCATCTCCTAGATGACAGATTGAGAAATTTGCACACAATGCTAGAAACAGAGAGACAGCAGAATGTGAAGAAAGAGGACAAA ATATTTGAAATGCAGAAGTCTTTGGAGAAACTCCAAGAAGTTATCATGCTGCATTCTGTAGAGCTTTCGGAG GTTCAAATAGTCCTCAATGAAGCTAAACTAAGTGAAGAAAAGGTGAAGTCTGAGCTTCGTCATGTACAGGAAGAGAATGCTAGACTCAAAAAGAGAAAGGAGCAA CTGCTACAAGAAGCAGAAGGCTGGAGTGAGAGACACACTGAGCTCAGTGAACAGATCAAACTGTATCAGAAGTCTCAGAAGGACATAGAAGAAGCACTCGCCTACAAGGAAAATGAAATCGAA GTTTTGACTAACTGCATTATGCAGCTAAAGCAATTTGATGCAGATTCTGAGGCCAAGAAGGATGGAGAAGGAAATGGATGGGACACAGGAGACGATCTGGCCAATGGAGAACTGCCAG ATAACCGGAGTGAGAAGATGAAGAATCAGATTAAGCAGATGATGGATGTCTCAAGG GTAAAAACAACATTATCTATAGTTGAAGAAGATAGAGATCTTTTGCAATCCAAACTGAGTGATGAAATAGCAGCAAGGCATGAGCTAGAAG AGCAAATAAAAAAGCTGGAACATGATTCCTGTTCACTACAGACAGCCAAAGCTCGATTTGAAAATGAATGTAAAACTCTGCAACAGAAGGTGGAAATTCTCAATGAGCTCTATCAACAGAAGGAGATGGCGCTTCAAAA GAAGCTGACCCAGGAGGAGTACGAGCGTCAAGAGAAGGAGCAGAAATTGTCTGCTGCAGATGAAAAAGCAGTGTTGGCTGTTGAGGAAGTGAAAGTTTACAA GCAAAGAATTCTGGAAATGGAGGAAGAGCTGAAAAAAACCGAGAGGTCTTATAAAAACCAG ATTGCTGGTCATGAGAAGAAGGCCCATGACAATTGG ctcattgcccgctCTGCAGAGAGAGCTTTGGCTGAAGAAAAGAGAGAAGCTGCCAACCTGAGGCAAAA ATTAATAGAAGTGAACCAAAAAATTGCAATGCTTCAAAGACCATTAATTGTAAAACCGACTGCAGGCAGACCTGACCGTCAAGTCCCAGCACGGAGAG GTCCACTGAGCCGTGATGGCTCTTTTGGGCCATCACCTGTGAGTGGAGGAGGTCCTTCCCCGCCATTGATGATGGAAGCTCCTGGTCAGCCCCTCTCTGCCACACGAAGGGAAGGTTCAAGAAGTGAATTTG TGGATGGCCCTTCAGCTCCAAGGAGGCCACCTGAGCTGTCTGGAAGATCATCTGTCCCAG ATCTTGGCCCTGCTGTAGCAGCCCTGGTCAATAGTGGGCCAAGAACCTCCTCACCTTCCACATCCATGGACGGAGTG GTGAACCTAGGTCCTAAAGGTCCCCCATCTTTTCCTGGGACACCCATAATGACCTCTCCAGTGACCGGACCTCCGCCACCTCCAATTCGATTTGGAGCACTGCCACCTCCACTGCGTGGGCACTATGGGTCTCGGCCCCTTCCTCTACCCTTAG TTCGTGgtcctccaccaccacctccagctGCAAGAGACTATTTACCTGGCCCACCATTAGGAATGAGAGACGTGCCTCCTGGCCCATTACCGCCTCCTGATCCAAGAGGATATGTACGTTTCCCTCCTCCTTTTCGACCTGGAGGCCCTCTTGGCCCACGAGATTATCCTCCTGGCCCACGGCTACCCCCACAAGGTTTAAGGGACTATCCCCCTCCTCCAAGTAGAGACTTGCCTCCACCAGGATCTAAAGACTACCCACCAGCCCCTCCTTGTCCACCATCACCAGCAGGCCCCAGGGACTACACACATCCTCCTGAACAAAAACCATAA
- the MIA3 gene encoding transport and Golgi organization protein 1 homolog isoform X3, producing MEPAAPSSPPGAAATAAGPAALLLGPLSRGYAALTGRLLQLVATLPEDIRPGPDFHGLPWEPIIITALVGIATLGILFWRTCLSVKSRMYQVTEKQLAEKIKNLLQEKTEILEKMSEYDQKIKEAKESVKVAQKQNTSLSDEAAGLKDVIKGLEETNHLLDDRLRNLHTMLETERQQNVKKEDKIFEMQKSLEKLQEVIMLHSVELSEVQIVLNEAKLSEEKVKSELRHVQEENARLKKRKEQLLQEAEGWSERHTELSEQIKLYQKSQKDIEEALAYKENEIEVLTNCIMQLKQFDADSEAKKDGEGNGWDTGDDLANGELPDNRSEKMKNQIKQMMDVSRVKTTLSIVEEDRDLLQSKLSDEIAARHELEEQIKKLEHDSCSLQTAKARFENECKTLQQKVEILNELYQQKEMALQKKLTQEEYERQEKEQKLSAADEKAVLAVEEVKVYKQRILEMEEELKKTERSYKNQIAGHEKKAHDNWLIARSAERALAEEKREAANLRQKLIEVNQKIAMLQRPLIVKPTAGRPDRQVPARRGPLSRDGSFGPSPVSGGGPSPPLMMEAPGQPLSATRREGSRSEFVDGPSAPRRPPELSGRSSVPDLGPAVAALVNSGPRTSSPSTSMDGVQNPPKDSEALCVSTVPPSSSEAAAVNLGPKGPPSFPGTPIMTSPVTGPPPPPIRFGALPPPLRGHYGSRPLPLPLVRGPPPPPPAARDYLPGPPLGMRDVPPGPLPPPDPRGYVRFPPPFRPGGPLGPRDYPPGPRLPPQGLRDYPPPPSRDLPPPGSKDYPPAPPCPPSPAGPRDYTHPPEQKP from the exons atggaGCCCGCGGCCCCCTCCAGCCCGCCCGGGGCAGCCGCCACCGCCGCGGGCCCCGCCGCGCTCCTGCTGGGGCCCCTGTCCCGCGGATACGCCGCCCTCACGGGCCGGCTGCTGCAG TTGGTTGCCACACTGCCTGAGGACATTCGGCCTGGGCCTGACTTCCATGGACTTCCATGGGAGCCCATCATTATCACTGCCTTGGTGGGAATTGCTACTCTAGGTATACTGTTCTGGAGAACCTGCCTTTCA GTAAAGAGTAGAATGTATCAAG TGACTGAAAAGCAACTTGCTGAAAAGATTAAAAATCTCCtacaagaaaaaacagaaatcttAGAGAAGATGTCAGAATATGACCAAAAG ATTAAGGAAGCCAAGGAATCTGTGAAGGTGGCCCAGAAACAGAACACTAGTCTCTCAGATGAAGCTGCAGGACTTAAG GACGTTATCAAGGGGCTTGAAGAAACAAACCATCTCCTAGATGACAGATTGAGAAATTTGCACACAATGCTAGAAACAGAGAGACAGCAGAATGTGAAGAAAGAGGACAAA ATATTTGAAATGCAGAAGTCTTTGGAGAAACTCCAAGAAGTTATCATGCTGCATTCTGTAGAGCTTTCGGAG GTTCAAATAGTCCTCAATGAAGCTAAACTAAGTGAAGAAAAGGTGAAGTCTGAGCTTCGTCATGTACAGGAAGAGAATGCTAGACTCAAAAAGAGAAAGGAGCAA CTGCTACAAGAAGCAGAAGGCTGGAGTGAGAGACACACTGAGCTCAGTGAACAGATCAAACTGTATCAGAAGTCTCAGAAGGACATAGAAGAAGCACTCGCCTACAAGGAAAATGAAATCGAA GTTTTGACTAACTGCATTATGCAGCTAAAGCAATTTGATGCAGATTCTGAGGCCAAGAAGGATGGAGAAGGAAATGGATGGGACACAGGAGACGATCTGGCCAATGGAGAACTGCCAG ATAACCGGAGTGAGAAGATGAAGAATCAGATTAAGCAGATGATGGATGTCTCAAGG GTAAAAACAACATTATCTATAGTTGAAGAAGATAGAGATCTTTTGCAATCCAAACTGAGTGATGAAATAGCAGCAAGGCATGAGCTAGAAG AGCAAATAAAAAAGCTGGAACATGATTCCTGTTCACTACAGACAGCCAAAGCTCGATTTGAAAATGAATGTAAAACTCTGCAACAGAAGGTGGAAATTCTCAATGAGCTCTATCAACAGAAGGAGATGGCGCTTCAAAA GAAGCTGACCCAGGAGGAGTACGAGCGTCAAGAGAAGGAGCAGAAATTGTCTGCTGCAGATGAAAAAGCAGTGTTGGCTGTTGAGGAAGTGAAAGTTTACAA GCAAAGAATTCTGGAAATGGAGGAAGAGCTGAAAAAAACCGAGAGGTCTTATAAAAACCAG ATTGCTGGTCATGAGAAGAAGGCCCATGACAATTGG ctcattgcccgctCTGCAGAGAGAGCTTTGGCTGAAGAAAAGAGAGAAGCTGCCAACCTGAGGCAAAA ATTAATAGAAGTGAACCAAAAAATTGCAATGCTTCAAAGACCATTAATTGTAAAACCGACTGCAGGCAGACCTGACCGTCAAGTCCCAGCACGGAGAG GTCCACTGAGCCGTGATGGCTCTTTTGGGCCATCACCTGTGAGTGGAGGAGGTCCTTCCCCGCCATTGATGATGGAAGCTCCTGGTCAGCCCCTCTCTGCCACACGAAGGGAAGGTTCAAGAAGTGAATTTG TGGATGGCCCTTCAGCTCCAAGGAGGCCACCTGAGCTGTCTGGAAGATCATCTGTCCCAG ATCTTGGCCCTGCTGTAGCAGCCCTGGTCAATAGTGGGCCAAGAACCTCCTCACCTTCCACATCCATGGACGGAGTG caaaaccctCCCAAAGACTCTGAAGCCCTGTGTGTATCTACTGTTCCGCCTTCATCTtctgaagcagcagca GTGAACCTAGGTCCTAAAGGTCCCCCATCTTTTCCTGGGACACCCATAATGACCTCTCCAGTGACCGGACCTCCGCCACCTCCAATTCGATTTGGAGCACTGCCACCTCCACTGCGTGGGCACTATGGGTCTCGGCCCCTTCCTCTACCCTTAG TTCGTGgtcctccaccaccacctccagctGCAAGAGACTATTTACCTGGCCCACCATTAGGAATGAGAGACGTGCCTCCTGGCCCATTACCGCCTCCTGATCCAAGAGGATATGTACGTTTCCCTCCTCCTTTTCGACCTGGAGGCCCTCTTGGCCCACGAGATTATCCTCCTGGCCCACGGCTACCCCCACAAGGTTTAAGGGACTATCCCCCTCCTCCAAGTAGAGACTTGCCTCCACCAGGATCTAAAGACTACCCACCAGCCCCTCCTTGTCCACCATCACCAGCAGGCCCCAGGGACTACACACATCCTCCTGAACAAAAACCATAA